The Nocardioides campestrisoli genome includes a window with the following:
- a CDS encoding ANTAR domain-containing protein, whose product MTKVLEALRHHEAFLASPVPTCAIDEDFVIRAVNPAYTLATGTEEDALLSFDLFELFPGNPEEPESDGHVHVRRSAERVLREGRLHHLLIQRYDIPDRADEGRFMTRYWEPVNRPFLVEDSVRGVVISAQPVDPPTEKTLAAIAAVRQATGGGFFLDEPAEQSRLEALSEAIREISELGREVSQLREALESRGTIEQAKGLLMASHGGTPEEAFKRLVRLSNNSNVRVAEVARALVYRAQTIDD is encoded by the coding sequence ATGACCAAGGTGCTCGAGGCACTTCGACACCACGAGGCTTTCCTGGCCTCCCCCGTCCCCACCTGTGCGATCGACGAGGACTTCGTCATCCGCGCGGTCAACCCGGCGTACACGCTGGCCACCGGGACCGAGGAGGACGCCCTCCTCTCCTTCGACCTCTTCGAGCTCTTCCCGGGGAACCCCGAGGAGCCGGAGAGCGACGGGCACGTGCACGTACGCCGCTCGGCGGAGCGGGTGCTGCGCGAGGGCCGGCTCCACCACCTGCTGATCCAGCGCTACGACATCCCCGACCGCGCCGACGAGGGCCGGTTCATGACCCGCTACTGGGAGCCGGTCAACCGGCCGTTCCTGGTCGAGGACTCGGTGCGCGGCGTGGTGATCTCCGCGCAGCCGGTCGACCCCCCGACGGAGAAGACGCTCGCCGCGATCGCGGCGGTGCGCCAGGCGACCGGCGGCGGCTTCTTCCTCGACGAGCCGGCTGAGCAGTCCCGGCTGGAGGCGCTGAGCGAGGCCATCCGCGAGATCAGCGAGCTCGGCCGGGAGGTCAGCCAGCTGCGCGAGGCGCTGGAGTCCCGAGGCACCATCGAGCAGGCCAAGGGGCTGCTGATGGCCAGCCACGGAGGCACCCCCGAGGAGGCGTTCAAGCGGCTCGTCCGGCTGTCGAACAACTCCAACGTCCGGGTCGCCGAGGTGGCTCGGGCCCTGGTCTACCGGGCCCAGACGATCGATGACTGA
- a CDS encoding alpha/beta fold hydrolase has product MTRIETFTHDGLTFDVRDGGPLDGEPVVLLHGFPERSDSWDDVRALLHAEGLRTFAPDQRGYSPRARPFGRWAYRLDRLVEDVVSLVDRIGSPVHLVGHDWGAVVAWALAVRRPEVVRSLTAVSVPHPGAMFWAVRHGPQAAKSWYVGLFFLPVLVESLVRVRPDAFDTALLKGGMRPEDVARVQAEIIDDGALPGALGWYRALPFAPRDVSRTPVTVPTTYVWSDRDVALSREAAEACGRFVEGDYRYVELEGVSHWVPRQAADLLAAEIVARVRSGG; this is encoded by the coding sequence ATGACGAGGATCGAGACCTTCACCCACGACGGGTTGACCTTCGACGTCCGCGACGGTGGTCCGCTCGACGGCGAGCCGGTGGTGCTGCTGCACGGCTTCCCCGAGCGCTCCGACAGCTGGGACGACGTCCGCGCGCTGCTGCACGCCGAGGGCCTGCGCACCTTCGCACCCGACCAGCGCGGCTACTCGCCGAGAGCCCGGCCCTTCGGCCGGTGGGCCTACCGGCTCGACCGACTGGTCGAGGACGTCGTCTCCCTGGTCGACCGGATCGGCAGCCCGGTGCACCTGGTCGGGCACGACTGGGGCGCGGTCGTCGCCTGGGCGCTGGCCGTCCGGCGGCCCGAGGTGGTGCGGTCGCTGACCGCCGTCTCGGTGCCGCACCCCGGCGCCATGTTCTGGGCGGTGCGGCACGGGCCGCAGGCGGCGAAGTCCTGGTACGTCGGTCTGTTCTTCCTCCCGGTGCTGGTCGAGTCGCTGGTGCGGGTGCGCCCGGACGCCTTCGACACCGCGCTGCTCAAGGGCGGGATGCGCCCCGAGGACGTGGCCCGGGTGCAGGCCGAGATCATCGACGACGGCGCGCTCCCCGGCGCGCTGGGCTGGTACCGGGCGCTGCCGTTCGCGCCGCGCGACGTGTCCCGGACCCCGGTGACCGTGCCGACCACCTACGTGTGGAGTGACAGGGACGTCGCGCTGTCCCGCGAGGCGGCGGAGGCCTGCGGCCGGTTCGTCGAGGGCGACTACCGGTACGTGGAGCTCGAGGGGGTCTCCCACTGGGTGCCACGGCAGGCCGCCGACCTGCTCGCCGCCGAGATCGTGGCGCGGGTACGGTCGGGAGGATGA
- a CDS encoding CDGSH iron-sulfur domain-containing protein, with the protein MSAEQGAEFTHADVILCPGGPMLLRGDHVIDDGQGNLVRTQRPVSAVCRCGKSETAPWCDGTHKVLPPKLRP; encoded by the coding sequence GTGAGCGCCGAGCAGGGGGCGGAGTTCACGCACGCCGACGTGATCCTGTGCCCCGGTGGGCCGATGCTGCTCCGCGGCGACCACGTGATCGACGACGGCCAGGGCAACCTGGTGCGCACCCAGCGCCCGGTCAGCGCGGTCTGCCGCTGCGGCAAGAGCGAGACCGCGCCCTGGTGCGACGGGACGCACAAGGTCCTGCCGCCCAAGCTGCGGCCCTAG
- a CDS encoding dolichyl-phosphate-mannose--protein mannosyltransferase: MTPPGRRPRLQDPVVAWTAALLLTGVTFALRVWHLGSPRQFAFDETYYAKDAWSLLHHGYVRSYVDGADAQILEGTTGGLRKDDPSMVVHPEVGKWLIALGEQAFGMDPFGWRIASAVVGSLMVLVMCRLALRLTGSVFWGLVAGLLVSLDGLHLVLSRLALLDIFMAFFLLCGVHCVVADRQWFHARLARLAPDGVTRGWGPRVWFRPWLLLGGIAFGLAVGTKWTALYPLAAFGLLVWAWSAGARRSLGVRWPVLRAAVVDGVPAFVHLVLVAFVVYVASWTGWLVHAEEYERTLSATQYSTYDGGEPWPTASEPDASGLGEVRQSLESLLSYHRDVYTFHTAFLNDATHTYSSKPGGWLLMERPVGVSVELDIPPGTDGCEAAQGSTCLRQVMLLGNPVLWWGGCLALLAALALWAGARDWRFGVPVVGVAATWLPWFQYDDRTIFVFYAIAMLPFVVLALALYLARLVGPDLRPRRRRTLGAVVGGSFTVLVVLAFAWFWPVWTNELITHDEWLGRMWFRRWI, encoded by the coding sequence GTGACCCCACCCGGCCGTCGGCCCCGCCTCCAGGACCCGGTCGTCGCGTGGACCGCGGCGCTGCTGCTGACCGGGGTCACCTTCGCGCTGCGGGTCTGGCACCTGGGCTCGCCCCGGCAGTTCGCCTTCGACGAGACCTACTACGCCAAGGACGCCTGGTCGCTGCTGCACCACGGCTACGTCCGCAGCTACGTCGACGGGGCGGACGCCCAGATCCTCGAGGGCACCACCGGCGGCCTGCGGAAGGACGACCCCTCGATGGTGGTCCACCCCGAGGTGGGCAAGTGGCTGATCGCGCTGGGCGAGCAGGCCTTCGGGATGGACCCCTTCGGCTGGCGGATCGCGTCGGCCGTGGTGGGCTCGCTGATGGTGCTGGTCATGTGCCGACTCGCGCTGCGCCTGACCGGCTCGGTCTTCTGGGGTCTGGTGGCCGGGCTGCTGGTCTCGCTCGACGGCCTGCACCTGGTGCTCTCCCGGCTGGCCCTGCTCGACATCTTCATGGCGTTCTTCCTGCTCTGCGGCGTGCACTGCGTGGTGGCGGACCGGCAGTGGTTCCACGCCCGGCTGGCCCGGCTCGCTCCGGACGGCGTGACCCGCGGGTGGGGCCCCCGCGTCTGGTTCCGTCCGTGGCTGCTGCTGGGCGGGATCGCGTTCGGCCTCGCGGTCGGCACCAAGTGGACGGCGCTCTACCCGCTGGCCGCGTTCGGCCTGCTGGTCTGGGCCTGGAGCGCGGGCGCCCGACGCTCGCTCGGCGTCCGGTGGCCGGTGCTGCGGGCGGCCGTGGTCGACGGCGTCCCTGCCTTCGTCCACCTCGTGCTGGTCGCGTTCGTGGTCTACGTCGCCTCGTGGACGGGCTGGCTGGTGCACGCCGAGGAGTACGAGCGGACGCTCTCGGCGACCCAGTACTCCACCTACGACGGCGGCGAGCCCTGGCCCACCGCCTCGGAGCCGGACGCCTCCGGGCTGGGCGAGGTGCGGCAGTCTCTGGAGTCGCTGCTCTCCTACCACCGCGACGTCTACACCTTCCACACCGCGTTCCTCAACGACGCCACCCACACCTACTCCTCCAAGCCCGGGGGGTGGCTCCTGATGGAGCGGCCGGTCGGGGTCTCCGTCGAGCTCGACATCCCGCCCGGCACCGACGGCTGCGAGGCCGCCCAGGGATCGACCTGTCTGCGCCAGGTGATGCTGCTGGGCAACCCGGTCCTGTGGTGGGGCGGGTGCCTGGCACTGCTGGCGGCGCTCGCGCTGTGGGCGGGAGCCCGGGACTGGCGGTTCGGGGTCCCGGTCGTGGGGGTCGCGGCCACCTGGCTGCCCTGGTTCCAGTACGACGACCGGACGATCTTCGTCTTCTACGCGATCGCCATGCTGCCCTTCGTGGTGCTGGCCCTGGCGCTCTACCTGGCCCGGCTGGTCGGTCCGGACCTGCGCCCGAGACGTCGCCGCACCCTGGGCGCGGTGGTCGGCGGCTCGTTCACCGTGCTCGTGGTGCTGGCGTTCGCCTGGTTCTGGCCGGTGTGGACCAACGAGCTGATCACCCACGACGAGTGGCTGGGACGCATGTGGTTCAGGAGATGGATCTGA
- the rsmI gene encoding 16S rRNA (cytidine(1402)-2'-O)-methyltransferase → MNTGRSPRPESAPTGVLVLAATPIGQLGDAPPRLAQELAAADVVAAEDTRRFRRLTSDLGLEVNGRVVSYFEGNEQARTPALLDSLLAGERVVLVTDAGMPSVSDPGYRLVVAAVEHDLRVTAVPGPSAVLTALAVSGLPVDRFCFEGFLPRKAGERARRLASLAAEERTMVFFEAPHRTQAALEALAEAFGDERPAAICRELTKTHEEVRRGGLRELARWAADGVRGEVTLVVSGAESVAEVSADPESLLAAVCALEEQGTSRKEAIAEVARRAGVPKRDVYEVVHVR, encoded by the coding sequence ATGAACACTGGCCGTTCCCCCCGCCCCGAGTCCGCCCCGACCGGGGTCCTGGTCCTGGCGGCGACCCCGATCGGTCAGCTCGGCGACGCCCCGCCCCGGCTGGCCCAGGAGCTGGCCGCCGCCGACGTGGTCGCCGCGGAGGACACCCGCCGGTTCCGCCGGCTCACCAGCGACCTCGGGCTGGAGGTCAACGGCCGGGTCGTCTCCTACTTCGAGGGCAACGAGCAGGCGCGCACCCCGGCGCTGCTCGACTCCCTGCTGGCCGGCGAGCGGGTGGTGCTGGTCACCGACGCCGGGATGCCCAGCGTCTCCGACCCCGGCTACCGGCTGGTCGTCGCGGCCGTCGAGCACGACCTGCGGGTGACCGCGGTGCCCGGCCCGAGCGCGGTGCTGACCGCGCTCGCGGTCTCCGGGCTCCCGGTCGACCGGTTCTGCTTCGAGGGCTTCCTGCCCCGCAAGGCCGGGGAGCGGGCCCGGCGGCTGGCGTCGCTGGCCGCGGAGGAGCGGACGATGGTCTTCTTCGAGGCCCCGCACCGGACCCAGGCCGCCCTGGAGGCGCTCGCCGAGGCCTTCGGCGACGAGCGGCCGGCGGCGATCTGCCGGGAGCTGACCAAGACCCACGAGGAGGTGCGCCGGGGCGGGCTGCGCGAGCTGGCCCGGTGGGCGGCCGACGGGGTGCGCGGCGAGGTGACGCTGGTGGTCTCCGGGGCCGAGTCGGTGGCCGAGGTCTCCGCCGACCCCGAGAGCCTGCTGGCCGCCGTTTGCGCGCTGGAGGAGCAGGGCACGTCCCGGAAGGAGGCCATCGCCGAGGTGGCGCGCCGGGCCGGAGTGCCGAAGCGGGACGTCTACGAGGTGGTGCACGTGCGATGA
- a CDS encoding SigB/SigF/SigG family RNA polymerase sigma factor, producing MDNIWPDPADRRAATAQLLEKAAGKEGDERREIEELVVELNVEVARDVARRYRNRGIDLDDLEQVACLGLVKAVRRFQADKGRDFLSFAVPTIRGELRRHFRDRGWMVRPPRSIQEMQAAINGAEEALVQELGRSPRPREIAAHLGVELDLVLEALGASGCFVPSSLDAPLTPGEANELGNSLGTDEFGFEAAEARAALEPILATLTDRERLILELRFAGGKTQAEIGAEIGVTQMQVSRLLSATLAKLRTAMESTAA from the coding sequence GTGGACAACATCTGGCCCGACCCCGCCGACCGTCGTGCCGCCACCGCCCAGCTCCTGGAGAAGGCGGCGGGCAAGGAGGGCGACGAGCGCCGGGAGATCGAGGAGCTCGTCGTGGAGCTCAACGTCGAGGTCGCCCGTGACGTGGCCCGGCGCTACCGCAACCGGGGCATCGACCTGGACGACCTGGAGCAGGTCGCCTGCCTCGGACTGGTCAAGGCCGTGCGCCGGTTCCAGGCCGACAAGGGCCGCGACTTCCTGAGCTTCGCCGTCCCCACCATCCGCGGTGAGCTGCGTCGTCACTTCCGCGACCGCGGCTGGATGGTGCGCCCGCCGCGCTCCATCCAGGAGATGCAGGCCGCGATCAACGGCGCCGAGGAAGCGCTGGTCCAGGAGCTGGGCCGCTCGCCGCGGCCTCGCGAGATCGCCGCCCACCTCGGCGTCGAGCTCGACCTGGTCCTCGAGGCGCTCGGCGCGAGCGGCTGCTTCGTGCCCAGCTCGCTGGACGCCCCGCTCACCCCGGGCGAGGCCAACGAGCTCGGCAACTCGCTGGGCACCGACGAGTTCGGCTTCGAGGCGGCCGAGGCCCGTGCGGCCCTCGAGCCCATCCTGGCCACGCTCACCGACCGCGAACGGCTGATCCTGGAGCTCCGGTTCGCCGGAGGCAAGACCCAGGCCGAGATCGGCGCGGAGATCGGCGTGACCCAGATGCAGGTCTCGCGCCTGCTCAGCGCCACGCTCGCCAAGCTCCGGACGGCGATGGAGAGCACGGCGGCCTGA
- a CDS encoding FAD-dependent oxidoreductase yields MSDPIWLDGRDAPAHPSLAADIDCDVLVVGAGITGLSTAWELARAGRRVVLLEARALGVSTTGGSTAKVSALQGTAYSQIAARAGIDSARAYAASQQMAVEHLAGVVERIGVRCSLERRTSWLFAEDRQEVTTLLREAEVLAECGLSVRTGSDPGLPFYVEETLRLDHQLLVDPVAYLDALAADFVRSGGILHEQTRVVELDTGDPHRARTQEGHTVRAAHVVVATHFPAFSEGVLFARLKTHREHVLSAPVPNGAESLADMYVGVGPEAPALRPASAPAGGPRELLVSGAPYMPGKESAAVRLADLMDWARDRVPDYQPTRQWSAQDHDSPDRIPFIGELRPLTRPGNGVWGATGFGGWGMANGVLAGVLLRDLILSSDAGEARAAGRSGDWRELFTVGRARWAAEGRRVVGQGAAFVGHAVTSRVVAAGTSVLPGAPEDLAPGAAGRFQRGVDVVAAYRDHDGVLHQVSASCTHMGCLVSLDETAEKWQCPCHGSRFELDGRVLEGPATSPLRPVD; encoded by the coding sequence GTGAGCGACCCGATCTGGCTGGACGGCCGTGACGCACCGGCTCATCCATCGCTGGCCGCCGACATCGACTGCGACGTGCTCGTCGTCGGAGCCGGGATCACCGGGCTCAGCACGGCGTGGGAGCTCGCCCGGGCCGGCCGCCGGGTGGTCCTGCTGGAGGCGCGGGCGCTGGGCGTCAGCACCACCGGGGGCTCGACGGCCAAGGTGAGCGCGCTGCAGGGCACGGCGTACTCCCAGATCGCCGCCCGGGCCGGGATCGACTCGGCGCGCGCCTACGCCGCCTCCCAGCAGATGGCCGTGGAGCACCTGGCCGGCGTGGTGGAGCGGATCGGCGTCCGGTGCAGCCTGGAGCGCCGCACCTCCTGGCTCTTCGCCGAGGACCGCCAGGAGGTCACCACGCTGCTGCGCGAGGCCGAGGTGCTCGCCGAGTGCGGGCTCTCGGTGCGCACCGGCTCCGACCCGGGCCTGCCGTTCTACGTCGAGGAGACCCTGCGGCTGGACCACCAGCTGCTCGTCGACCCGGTCGCCTACCTGGACGCGCTGGCCGCCGACTTCGTCCGCTCCGGCGGGATCCTGCACGAGCAGACCCGGGTGGTCGAGCTCGACACCGGGGACCCGCACCGGGCCCGGACCCAGGAGGGCCACACCGTGCGGGCCGCGCACGTGGTCGTGGCCACCCACTTCCCGGCCTTCTCCGAGGGGGTGCTCTTCGCCCGCCTCAAGACCCACCGTGAGCACGTGCTGAGCGCCCCCGTGCCGAACGGCGCGGAGTCCCTGGCCGACATGTACGTCGGGGTCGGGCCGGAGGCGCCTGCCCTGCGCCCGGCCTCCGCGCCCGCGGGCGGCCCGCGCGAGCTGCTGGTCTCAGGCGCGCCGTACATGCCGGGCAAGGAGAGCGCCGCGGTCCGGCTCGCCGACCTGATGGACTGGGCGCGCGACCGGGTCCCCGACTACCAGCCCACGCGGCAGTGGTCGGCACAGGACCACGACTCCCCGGACCGGATCCCCTTCATCGGCGAGCTGCGCCCGCTCACCCGACCTGGCAACGGGGTCTGGGGGGCCACCGGCTTCGGCGGCTGGGGGATGGCCAACGGCGTGCTCGCCGGGGTGCTGCTGCGCGACCTGATCCTGTCCTCGGACGCCGGCGAGGCCCGCGCGGCCGGCCGGTCGGGGGACTGGCGCGAGCTGTTCACCGTCGGCCGGGCCCGCTGGGCGGCCGAGGGCCGTCGCGTGGTGGGACAGGGGGCGGCCTTCGTCGGGCACGCGGTGACCAGCCGGGTGGTCGCAGCCGGGACCAGCGTCCTCCCGGGCGCCCCGGAGGACCTCGCGCCGGGCGCCGCGGGCCGCTTCCAGCGAGGGGTCGACGTGGTCGCCGCCTACCGGGACCACGACGGCGTGCTGCACCAGGTGTCGGCCTCCTGTACCCACATGGGGTGCCTGGTCTCCCTGGACGAGACCGCGGAGAAGTGGCAGTGCCCCTGCCACGGCTCCCGGTTCGAGCTGGACGGCCGGGTCCTGGAGGGCCCGGCCACCTCCCCGCTGCGCCCCGTCGACTGA
- a CDS encoding TatD family hydrolase, producing MSEGPVRSRSATEERSGATRDRARPPAPEPLPHPVVDNHCHLDIADGDWLATAEAIAAAAEVGVPRIVQIGCDLPGARWAVQAAAEHDALVAGVALHPNEAPRLAAAGELEDALVEIERLAASSQRVRAVGETGLDLFRTPPEGLPAQEESFRRHIDLAKRLDKTLVIHDRDAHDEVLRVLDSEGVPERWVMHCFSGDAAFARACLDRGAYLSFAGTVTFKNADPLREALAVAPQDRVLVETDAPYLTPVPYRGRPNASYLVPLTMRVMAQVRADDLGELCAAVDRNTEVAFGGSW from the coding sequence ATGAGCGAGGGACCCGTCCGCAGCCGTTCCGCGACCGAGGAGCGCTCCGGCGCGACCCGGGACCGGGCCCGCCCGCCGGCACCCGAGCCGCTGCCGCACCCGGTGGTGGACAACCACTGCCATCTCGACATCGCCGACGGCGACTGGCTGGCCACCGCCGAGGCGATCGCGGCGGCCGCCGAGGTGGGCGTGCCCCGGATCGTCCAGATCGGCTGCGACCTGCCTGGTGCGCGCTGGGCGGTGCAGGCCGCGGCCGAGCACGACGCCCTGGTCGCCGGTGTCGCGCTGCACCCCAACGAGGCGCCGCGGCTGGCCGCCGCCGGCGAGCTGGAGGACGCGCTGGTCGAGATCGAACGGCTCGCCGCCTCCTCCCAGCGGGTGCGTGCGGTGGGGGAGACCGGTCTCGACCTGTTCCGCACGCCGCCCGAGGGGCTGCCGGCGCAGGAGGAGAGCTTCCGTCGCCACATCGACCTGGCCAAGCGGCTGGACAAGACGCTGGTCATCCACGACCGGGACGCGCACGACGAGGTGCTCCGGGTGCTGGACTCCGAGGGCGTGCCCGAGCGCTGGGTGATGCACTGCTTCTCCGGCGACGCCGCCTTCGCCCGGGCCTGCCTGGACCGGGGGGCGTACCTGAGCTTCGCCGGGACGGTGACCTTCAAGAACGCCGACCCGCTGCGCGAGGCGCTCGCCGTCGCGCCCCAGGACCGGGTCCTGGTGGAGACCGACGCGCCCTACCTGACCCCGGTGCCCTACCGCGGCCGGCCCAACGCCTCGTACCTGGTGCCGCTGACGATGCGGGTGATGGCGCAGGTGCGCGCCGACGACCTCGGAGAGCTCTGCGCGGCCGTCGACCGCAACACCGAGGTGGCTTTCGGGGGCTCCTGGTAG
- a CDS encoding transglycosylase family protein: MRDKIAHLSRSNSLLIGLAALVAVALVGTTLGYTALTTSVTLTLDGETREVSALGDTVGEVLDAEGIEVGERDEVAPGLDTPVDDGSEITVAFSRPLELVVDGRSKTHWVTATDVDGALAQIGDRFRGADLSVSRSSSIRRDGLELEVVTPKKISVSVAGRTAKKHRVPAVTVADVLDELDIAVDGDDVVKPAPKRKVEPGDSITVTRVKTVRKAVQGEPVAFRTVEEKDADLFTGEKSVAREGRKGLRDVVYQLRYENGELVDRTVVRATVRRKPTNALVKVGTKSTGPNFADGNTVWDRLAQCESGGNWATNTGNGYYGGVQFSAATWRSVGGTGLPHQHSREEQIKRASILQARAGWGQWPHCSAQLGLR; this comes from the coding sequence GTGCGCGACAAGATCGCACACCTCAGCCGCAGCAATTCCCTGCTGATCGGGCTGGCCGCCCTCGTGGCCGTCGCCCTCGTGGGGACCACGCTCGGCTACACCGCCCTCACCACGTCGGTGACCCTGACGCTGGACGGCGAGACCCGCGAGGTCAGCGCGCTGGGCGACACGGTCGGTGAGGTCCTGGACGCCGAGGGCATCGAGGTCGGTGAGCGCGACGAGGTCGCGCCCGGCCTGGACACCCCGGTCGACGACGGCAGCGAGATCACCGTGGCCTTCAGCCGCCCGCTCGAGCTGGTCGTGGACGGCCGCTCGAAGACGCACTGGGTGACCGCCACCGACGTGGACGGCGCGCTCGCCCAGATCGGCGACCGGTTCCGCGGCGCCGACCTGTCGGTCAGCCGCAGCTCGTCCATCCGCCGGGACGGGCTCGAGCTCGAGGTCGTCACCCCGAAGAAGATCTCCGTCTCGGTCGCCGGCCGCACGGCCAAGAAGCACCGCGTGCCCGCCGTGACCGTGGCCGACGTGCTCGACGAGCTCGACATCGCGGTCGACGGCGACGACGTGGTCAAGCCCGCGCCGAAGCGCAAGGTGGAGCCCGGCGACTCGATCACCGTGACCCGGGTCAAGACCGTCCGCAAGGCCGTCCAGGGGGAGCCGGTCGCCTTCCGCACCGTGGAGGAGAAGGACGCCGACCTGTTCACCGGCGAGAAGTCCGTGGCCCGCGAGGGACGCAAGGGACTGCGCGACGTGGTCTACCAGCTGCGCTACGAGAACGGCGAGCTGGTCGACCGGACCGTCGTCCGCGCCACCGTGCGGCGCAAGCCCACGAACGCGCTGGTCAAGGTCGGCACCAAGTCGACCGGACCCAACTTCGCCGACGGCAACACCGTCTGGGACCGGCTCGCCCAGTGCGAGTCCGGCGGCAACTGGGCGACCAACACCGGCAACGGCTACTACGGCGGGGTGCAGTTCAGCGCCGCCACCTGGCGCTCGGTGGGCGGCACCGGCCTGCCCCACCAGCACAGCCGCGAGGAGCAGATCAAGCGGGCCTCGATCCTGCAGGCCCGGGCGGGCTGGGGCCAGTGGCCGCACTGCTCGGCGCAGCTGGGCCTGCGCTGA
- the rsmA gene encoding 16S rRNA (adenine(1518)-N(6)/adenine(1519)-N(6))-dimethyltransferase RsmA has protein sequence MTTTPPRLLGPAEVRQLAAELDLRPTKQRGQNFVIDANTVRRIVRESGVGAHDVVLEVGPGLGSLTLALLDVAGRVVAVELDPLLADRLPRTIAEHAPDQAASFELVLGDAMRITQVPGPAPTALVANLPYNVSVPVLLHLLALLPSLERGLVMVQAEVADRLAARPGSKVYGVPSVKAAWYADVRRAGAVGRNVFWPAPNVDSGLVAWTRREPPTSRATREQVFAIVDAAFAQRRKTLRATLKPLAGSSAAAEEALLAAGVDPTARGEVLEVADFARIAEQLPVVPTRGLAS, from the coding sequence ATGACGACGACACCGCCGCGGCTCCTCGGTCCGGCGGAGGTGCGGCAGCTGGCGGCCGAGCTCGACCTGCGGCCCACCAAGCAGCGCGGCCAGAACTTCGTCATCGACGCCAACACCGTGCGCCGGATCGTGCGCGAGTCCGGGGTCGGCGCCCACGACGTGGTGCTGGAGGTCGGGCCGGGGCTGGGGTCGCTGACCCTGGCCCTGCTCGACGTCGCGGGCCGGGTGGTCGCCGTCGAGCTGGACCCGCTGCTGGCGGACCGGCTGCCCCGCACGATCGCCGAGCACGCGCCCGACCAGGCCGCGTCCTTCGAGCTGGTGCTGGGCGACGCGATGCGGATCACCCAGGTGCCCGGACCGGCCCCGACCGCGCTGGTGGCCAACCTGCCCTACAACGTCTCGGTCCCGGTGCTGCTCCACCTGCTGGCGCTGCTGCCCTCGCTGGAGCGCGGCCTGGTGATGGTGCAGGCCGAGGTCGCCGACCGTCTTGCCGCCCGCCCCGGCTCCAAGGTCTACGGCGTGCCCTCGGTCAAGGCCGCCTGGTACGCCGACGTACGCCGGGCCGGTGCCGTGGGCCGCAACGTCTTCTGGCCCGCGCCCAACGTCGACTCCGGACTGGTCGCCTGGACCCGCCGGGAGCCGCCGACCAGCAGGGCCACCCGGGAGCAGGTCTTCGCGATCGTCGACGCGGCCTTCGCCCAGCGTCGCAAGACCCTGCGCGCGACGCTCAAGCCGCTGGCCGGCTCGTCCGCCGCCGCGGAGGAGGCGCTGCTCGCGGCCGGGGTCGACCCCACGGCCCGCGGCGAGGTGCTCGAGGTCGCCGACTTCGCCCGGATCGCCGAGCAGCTGCCGGTGGTCCCGACGCGGGGGCTCGCCTCGTGA
- a CDS encoding iron-containing redox enzyme family protein — translation MPARDAGYCGGMQMPPPRGTLSQRVRDALADSSTRPLASRPAPAADDHADAMLSLWMLHELHYRGFDGVDERLEWDPALLGLRRRLEDDLEQDLRARFARSGVRAESAEEIFRIAEEHEGPSLASYVHRHATREQVLELLKARSVYHLKESDPVSWVIPRLGPVAKAALMELQYDEYGGGDPRRLHAHLFALGLEACGLDAEYGAYLPETPTEVLEQNNVMSLFGLHRRLRGAALGHLAAFEATSSLPSRRLAQGMDRLDMPAEIQHYYREHVEADAVHEQLAVRTICGALLAESPDLLDDVILGAWTCLDQEDRIAQHFWDRWGLAAAPSSAGAA, via the coding sequence ATGCCCGCCCGAGACGCGGGGTACTGCGGCGGCATGCAGATGCCACCTCCGCGCGGGACGCTCAGCCAACGCGTCCGCGACGCGCTCGCCGACTCCAGCACCCGCCCCCTCGCCTCCCGCCCGGCCCCGGCCGCGGACGACCACGCGGACGCGATGTTGAGCCTGTGGATGCTGCACGAGCTGCACTACCGCGGCTTCGACGGCGTCGACGAGCGGCTGGAGTGGGACCCCGCCCTGCTGGGCCTGCGCCGCCGCCTGGAGGACGACCTCGAGCAGGACCTGCGCGCCCGGTTCGCCAGGTCGGGTGTCCGGGCGGAGAGCGCCGAGGAGATCTTCCGCATCGCCGAGGAGCACGAGGGCCCCTCGCTCGCCTCGTACGTGCACCGGCACGCGACCCGCGAGCAGGTGCTCGAGCTGCTCAAGGCCCGTTCGGTCTACCACCTCAAGGAGTCCGACCCGGTCTCCTGGGTGATCCCCCGGCTCGGTCCGGTGGCCAAGGCGGCGCTGATGGAGCTGCAGTACGACGAGTACGGCGGCGGCGACCCGCGCCGGCTGCACGCCCACCTGTTCGCCCTCGGCCTCGAGGCGTGCGGGCTGGACGCCGAGTACGGCGCGTACCTGCCCGAGACGCCCACCGAGGTGCTCGAGCAGAACAACGTGATGAGCCTCTTCGGCCTGCACCGCAGGCTCCGCGGCGCGGCCCTGGGGCACCTGGCCGCCTTCGAGGCGACCAGCTCGCTGCCGAGCCGACGGCTCGCCCAGGGGATGGACCGGCTCGACATGCCGGCCGAGATCCAGCACTACTACCGCGAGCACGTGGAGGCGGACGCCGTGCACGAGCAGCTCGCCGTGCGGACGATCTGCGGGGCGCTGCTGGCGGAGTCCCCCGACCTGCTCGACGACGTGATCCTGGGTGCCTGGACCTGCCTGGACCAGGAGGACCGGATCGCCCAGCACTTCTGGGACCGGTGGGGGCTGGCGGCCGCACCGTCCTCGGCGGGCGCGGCGTGA